From Elusimicrobiota bacterium:
CTGCGGCCCGTGGTCCTCAAGACCGAGACCGATGAGGATTCGCTGCCCGCCGGGCCGGTCGCCGACCTCTTGCGCGAGTTCCTGCGCTTCGCGTCCGCCCGGTCTGCGGAGTACCGGGACCTCCTGGCGCGGGGGGCCATGGAGGTGCTCGACACCGATCCGGGCACGCCGGTCGTGGCCTACACCCTCAGCGCGGCTTCCGGGGCCAGGCGCAAGACCGTGCTCGCCGCGGCCAACTTGGCGGATCGGCGGGCCCACGGCTTGTTCCGGTTCAAGGCGGCGCAGTCGGGTTTGGACGAGTTCGCGCCGGCCGCCGACAAGACCTACACCCTGCGCGACCTGGCCAACGCTGACGCCGACGGGCAACCCGTGACCTACACCCGGTCCGGCCAGGAACTCCTGGAGAAGGGGCTCTACATCGAGCTCGACGGCGGCGGGGTGCACCTCTTCGAGGTCGCGGAAGCTCCCTGAGCCGAGCCGGCGCTCAGCAGCCTCCGCCCGCGGGCGTCACTCCCCGCTCTTGACCTTCCGCTGTATCTCGTCGTAGTAGCGGTCCGCCTCCTCCAAGCTCGCGAAGTACTGCTCTTCGGGCACGATCTGGGCGATCTCGAAGACCCTCTGGACCGGCGGCTGCATGTTGCTGACCATGAATACGCCCGACGCGAGGTCCTGCCTGGCCTTGAAGATCACGCGCAAGCCCA
This genomic window contains:
- a CDS encoding STAS domain-containing protein, with product MPLQIVMRERKPCFFELSLTGRLDTATAPQLEQKLATLRGAPVRGLVLDLARLEYISSMGLRVIFKARQDLASGVFMVSNMQPPVQRVFEIAQIVPEEQYFASLEEADRYYDEIQRKVKSGE